The following proteins are co-located in the Euwallacea fornicatus isolate EFF26 chromosome 16, ASM4011564v1, whole genome shotgun sequence genome:
- the LOC136344091 gene encoding monocarboxylate transporter 9 isoform X3 produces MSCLFNYCLSSPTKNSIRKRKLGNRVGKEILTCTEYKSLLPQTQVPFLRIQINNSKMEEIRKQDKPKQEDRPRIVISQPKPKRRRMRVGDPDFTPPDGGWGWLIVFACGFSNLSTFPMFQQFGLVFRSRFKELQISTAQTTSVINMNSAFNAGMGLLNGPLFRKFTYRQMAMFGSLLVASSLFLCQFCDNFWEYMILYSALYGSGIGITQSSNALALNTYFKKKRRVATGFSWTTTGLGPIVWPYIIVALNSIYGVEGTLLIFSGFALHAFVCSLVLHPVQWHTKFRDMNPESAALLENGQTQSRAKKNWDKLRRSTSLISSQYLHNEDDPVNTGYEICDPGTPMMTKYNDGWYSRSNMGSRQSLTSNKSKSSRPESKPISAKPSASNLTEFGRDRVNSQGKRKVSQINKPTIAEEVEPHDENREPTPPKENKVLREAVKILTELEETKKRQRAASHELLAIEHNDVKPKKLSIWKKISIFFDFELFKDPIYLNLMLGITVANFAELNFSILTPMVLQEFKFSEYQTATFMSLLGGTDLVVRFFIPFIADKLGWDNKTFFLIGVLAMAFGRVILVHTQTYIWSIVVAVIIGAGKGLRTIFIALVIPSYVPLERLPAASGLQLATSGLLFIILGPVVGWIRDAVNNYVITLHILNICTYTTAVAWLIEGFVTRKRQSLQTKTTKSFKITK; encoded by the exons ATGTCTTGTCTATTCAATTACTGTTTAAGTAG CCCCACTAAGAACTCAATCAGAAAAAGAAAGTTGGGCAACAGAGTAGGAAAGGAGATTCTCACATGCACTGAATACAAATCACTACTGCCACAAACGCAAGTACCATTCTTAAGaattcaaataaacaatag CAAAATGGAAGAGATACGTAAACAAGACAAGCCAAAACAAGAAGACCGACCTAGGATAGTAATATCACAACCGAAGCCCAAAAGGCGGCGAATGCGAGTCGGCGATCCTGACTTCACACCTCCAGACGGGGGATGGGGGTGGTTAATTGTATTCGCTTGTGGCTTTAGTAAT CTCAGTACATTTCCAATGTTCCAACAATTTGGTTTGGTATTTAGGTCAAGATTTAAggaactccaaatttcaacagCCCAAACCACCTCAGTTATAAACATGAATTCTGCATTTAATGCTGGGATGG GGCTGTTAAATGGGCCCCTTTTCAGGAAATTCACTTATAGACAAATGGCGATGTTTGGATCGCTCTTGGTTGCGTCTTCTTTGTTTTTGTGCCAGTTTTGCGACAATTTTTGGGAGTATATGATCCTGTATTCAGCACTCTATG GCTCTGGAATCGGAATAACGCAGTCTTCAAATGCTCTAGCTTTAAACacttatttcaagaaaaaacgaCGTGTAGCTACTGGTTTTTCCTGGACTACCACCGGCTTGGGGCCTATAGTTTGGCCTTATATTATAGTAGCCTTGAATTCCATATATGGGGTTGAGGGGACTTTGTTAATTTTCTCCGGATTTGCCCTACACGCTTTTGTATGCTCTCTCGTGTTGCATCCTGTCCAATGGCACACCAAATTTAGG GACATGAACCCCGAATCAGCAGCTTTGCTAGAGAATGGCCAGACGCAGAGTAGGGCTAAGAAAAATTGGGATAAGCTAAGGAGAAGCACTAGTCTGATTTCTAGTCAGTATTTACATAATGAAGATGATCCAGTTAATACAG GTTATGAAATTTGCGATCCCGGTACTCCTATGATGACGAAATATAATGATGGCTGGTATTCCAGGTCTAACATGGGCTCCAGGCAGTCACTGACCTCGAATAAAAGTAAGAGTTCTAGACCGGAATCCAAGCCGATTTCAGCAAAGCCTTCGGCCAGcaatttaactgagtttg GCCGCGACAGGGTGAACTCGCAAGGAAAAAGGAAAGTATCCCAAATTAATAAACCCACAATAGCCGAAGAAGTGGAACCTCACGACGAAAACCGAGAACCTACACCCCCCAAAGAAAACAAAGTTCTTCGCGAGGCTGTGAAAATATTGACTGAATTAGAAGAAACCAAAAAGCGCCAACGGGCGGCATCACATGAACTGTTAGCAATTGAACACAATGACGTCAAACCCAAAAAACTTAGCATATGGAAAAAGATATCgatatttttcgatttcgAATTGTTCAAAGACCCGATTTATCTGAACTTGATGTTGGGTATCACCGTGGCGAACTTTGCTGAACTCAACTTTTCAATCCTGACTCCAATGGTGTTGCAGGAGTTCAAGTTTAGTGAATATCAAACGGCAACGTTTATGTCTTTGCTGGGAGGCACAGACTTAGTTGTGAGATTCTTCATACCCTTTATAGCAGACAAGCTTGGCTGGGATAATAAAACCTTCTTTTTGATTGGTGTACTGGCGATGGCGTTTGGACGAGTAA tcCTAGTACACACTCAAACTTACATATGGAGCATTGTTGTGGCAGTAATAATAGGAGCAGGAAAAGGGCTgcgaacaatttttatagcaTTAGTTATTCCATCCTACGTACCTTTAGAGCGACTGCCTGCGGCATCGGGATTGCAATTGGCTACCAGTGGACTTCTATTTATTATACTGGGACCTGTAGTCg GCTGGATTCGAGACGCTGTCAACAATTACGTGATCACACTGCACATACTTAATATTTGTACGTACACGACAGCAGTTGCGTGGCTCATTGAAGGTTTTGTCACGAGAAAAAGACAATCCCTACAAACAAAAACGAcgaaatcatttaaaattactaaatga
- the LOC136344091 gene encoding monocarboxylate transporter 9 isoform X2, translated as MSCLFNYCLSRHNMTIIVISPTKNSIRKRKLGNRVGKEILTCTEYKSLLPQTQVPFLRIQINNSKMEEIRKQDKPKQEDRPRIVISQPKPKRRRMRVGDPDFTPPDGGWGWLIVFACGFSNLSTFPMFQQFGLVFRSRFKELQISTAQTTSVINMNSAFNAGMGLLNGPLFRKFTYRQMAMFGSLLVASSLFLCQFCDNFWEYMILYSALYGSGIGITQSSNALALNTYFKKKRRVATGFSWTTTGLGPIVWPYIIVALNSIYGVEGTLLIFSGFALHAFVCSLVLHPVQWHTKFRDMNPESAALLENGQTQSRAKKNWDKLRRSTSLISSQYLHNEDDPVNTGYEICDPGTPMMTKYNDGWYSRSNMGSRQSLTSNKSKSSRPESKPISAKPSASNLTEFGRDRVNSQGKRKVSQINKPTIAEEVEPHDENREPTPPKENKVLREAVKILTELEETKKRQRAASHELLAIEHNDVKPKKLSIWKKISIFFDFELFKDPIYLNLMLGITVANFAELNFSILTPMVLQEFKFSEYQTATFMSLLGGTDLVVRFFIPFIADKLGWDNKTFFLIGVLAMAFGRVILVHTQTYIWSIVVAVIIGAGKGLRTIFIALVIPSYVPLERLPAASGLQLATSGLLFIILGPVVGWIRDAVNNYVITLHILNICTYTTAVAWLIEGFVTRKRQSLQTKTTKSFKITK; from the exons ATGTCTTGTCTATTCAATTACTGTTTAAGTAG GCACAATATGACAATTATCGTAATTAGCCCCACTAAGAACTCAATCAGAAAAAGAAAGTTGGGCAACAGAGTAGGAAAGGAGATTCTCACATGCACTGAATACAAATCACTACTGCCACAAACGCAAGTACCATTCTTAAGaattcaaataaacaatag CAAAATGGAAGAGATACGTAAACAAGACAAGCCAAAACAAGAAGACCGACCTAGGATAGTAATATCACAACCGAAGCCCAAAAGGCGGCGAATGCGAGTCGGCGATCCTGACTTCACACCTCCAGACGGGGGATGGGGGTGGTTAATTGTATTCGCTTGTGGCTTTAGTAAT CTCAGTACATTTCCAATGTTCCAACAATTTGGTTTGGTATTTAGGTCAAGATTTAAggaactccaaatttcaacagCCCAAACCACCTCAGTTATAAACATGAATTCTGCATTTAATGCTGGGATGG GGCTGTTAAATGGGCCCCTTTTCAGGAAATTCACTTATAGACAAATGGCGATGTTTGGATCGCTCTTGGTTGCGTCTTCTTTGTTTTTGTGCCAGTTTTGCGACAATTTTTGGGAGTATATGATCCTGTATTCAGCACTCTATG GCTCTGGAATCGGAATAACGCAGTCTTCAAATGCTCTAGCTTTAAACacttatttcaagaaaaaacgaCGTGTAGCTACTGGTTTTTCCTGGACTACCACCGGCTTGGGGCCTATAGTTTGGCCTTATATTATAGTAGCCTTGAATTCCATATATGGGGTTGAGGGGACTTTGTTAATTTTCTCCGGATTTGCCCTACACGCTTTTGTATGCTCTCTCGTGTTGCATCCTGTCCAATGGCACACCAAATTTAGG GACATGAACCCCGAATCAGCAGCTTTGCTAGAGAATGGCCAGACGCAGAGTAGGGCTAAGAAAAATTGGGATAAGCTAAGGAGAAGCACTAGTCTGATTTCTAGTCAGTATTTACATAATGAAGATGATCCAGTTAATACAG GTTATGAAATTTGCGATCCCGGTACTCCTATGATGACGAAATATAATGATGGCTGGTATTCCAGGTCTAACATGGGCTCCAGGCAGTCACTGACCTCGAATAAAAGTAAGAGTTCTAGACCGGAATCCAAGCCGATTTCAGCAAAGCCTTCGGCCAGcaatttaactgagtttg GCCGCGACAGGGTGAACTCGCAAGGAAAAAGGAAAGTATCCCAAATTAATAAACCCACAATAGCCGAAGAAGTGGAACCTCACGACGAAAACCGAGAACCTACACCCCCCAAAGAAAACAAAGTTCTTCGCGAGGCTGTGAAAATATTGACTGAATTAGAAGAAACCAAAAAGCGCCAACGGGCGGCATCACATGAACTGTTAGCAATTGAACACAATGACGTCAAACCCAAAAAACTTAGCATATGGAAAAAGATATCgatatttttcgatttcgAATTGTTCAAAGACCCGATTTATCTGAACTTGATGTTGGGTATCACCGTGGCGAACTTTGCTGAACTCAACTTTTCAATCCTGACTCCAATGGTGTTGCAGGAGTTCAAGTTTAGTGAATATCAAACGGCAACGTTTATGTCTTTGCTGGGAGGCACAGACTTAGTTGTGAGATTCTTCATACCCTTTATAGCAGACAAGCTTGGCTGGGATAATAAAACCTTCTTTTTGATTGGTGTACTGGCGATGGCGTTTGGACGAGTAA tcCTAGTACACACTCAAACTTACATATGGAGCATTGTTGTGGCAGTAATAATAGGAGCAGGAAAAGGGCTgcgaacaatttttatagcaTTAGTTATTCCATCCTACGTACCTTTAGAGCGACTGCCTGCGGCATCGGGATTGCAATTGGCTACCAGTGGACTTCTATTTATTATACTGGGACCTGTAGTCg GCTGGATTCGAGACGCTGTCAACAATTACGTGATCACACTGCACATACTTAATATTTGTACGTACACGACAGCAGTTGCGTGGCTCATTGAAGGTTTTGTCACGAGAAAAAGACAATCCCTACAAACAAAAACGAcgaaatcatttaaaattactaaatga
- the LOC136344091 gene encoding monocarboxylate transporter 9 isoform X1 — protein MSYVLSIQLLFKHNMTIIVISPTKNSIRKRKLGNRVGKEILTCTEYKSLLPQTQVPFLRIQINNSKMEEIRKQDKPKQEDRPRIVISQPKPKRRRMRVGDPDFTPPDGGWGWLIVFACGFSNLSTFPMFQQFGLVFRSRFKELQISTAQTTSVINMNSAFNAGMGLLNGPLFRKFTYRQMAMFGSLLVASSLFLCQFCDNFWEYMILYSALYGSGIGITQSSNALALNTYFKKKRRVATGFSWTTTGLGPIVWPYIIVALNSIYGVEGTLLIFSGFALHAFVCSLVLHPVQWHTKFRDMNPESAALLENGQTQSRAKKNWDKLRRSTSLISSQYLHNEDDPVNTGYEICDPGTPMMTKYNDGWYSRSNMGSRQSLTSNKSKSSRPESKPISAKPSASNLTEFGRDRVNSQGKRKVSQINKPTIAEEVEPHDENREPTPPKENKVLREAVKILTELEETKKRQRAASHELLAIEHNDVKPKKLSIWKKISIFFDFELFKDPIYLNLMLGITVANFAELNFSILTPMVLQEFKFSEYQTATFMSLLGGTDLVVRFFIPFIADKLGWDNKTFFLIGVLAMAFGRVILVHTQTYIWSIVVAVIIGAGKGLRTIFIALVIPSYVPLERLPAASGLQLATSGLLFIILGPVVGWIRDAVNNYVITLHILNICTYTTAVAWLIEGFVTRKRQSLQTKTTKSFKITK, from the exons ATGTCATATGTCTTGTCTATTCAATTACTGTTTAA GCACAATATGACAATTATCGTAATTAGCCCCACTAAGAACTCAATCAGAAAAAGAAAGTTGGGCAACAGAGTAGGAAAGGAGATTCTCACATGCACTGAATACAAATCACTACTGCCACAAACGCAAGTACCATTCTTAAGaattcaaataaacaatag CAAAATGGAAGAGATACGTAAACAAGACAAGCCAAAACAAGAAGACCGACCTAGGATAGTAATATCACAACCGAAGCCCAAAAGGCGGCGAATGCGAGTCGGCGATCCTGACTTCACACCTCCAGACGGGGGATGGGGGTGGTTAATTGTATTCGCTTGTGGCTTTAGTAAT CTCAGTACATTTCCAATGTTCCAACAATTTGGTTTGGTATTTAGGTCAAGATTTAAggaactccaaatttcaacagCCCAAACCACCTCAGTTATAAACATGAATTCTGCATTTAATGCTGGGATGG GGCTGTTAAATGGGCCCCTTTTCAGGAAATTCACTTATAGACAAATGGCGATGTTTGGATCGCTCTTGGTTGCGTCTTCTTTGTTTTTGTGCCAGTTTTGCGACAATTTTTGGGAGTATATGATCCTGTATTCAGCACTCTATG GCTCTGGAATCGGAATAACGCAGTCTTCAAATGCTCTAGCTTTAAACacttatttcaagaaaaaacgaCGTGTAGCTACTGGTTTTTCCTGGACTACCACCGGCTTGGGGCCTATAGTTTGGCCTTATATTATAGTAGCCTTGAATTCCATATATGGGGTTGAGGGGACTTTGTTAATTTTCTCCGGATTTGCCCTACACGCTTTTGTATGCTCTCTCGTGTTGCATCCTGTCCAATGGCACACCAAATTTAGG GACATGAACCCCGAATCAGCAGCTTTGCTAGAGAATGGCCAGACGCAGAGTAGGGCTAAGAAAAATTGGGATAAGCTAAGGAGAAGCACTAGTCTGATTTCTAGTCAGTATTTACATAATGAAGATGATCCAGTTAATACAG GTTATGAAATTTGCGATCCCGGTACTCCTATGATGACGAAATATAATGATGGCTGGTATTCCAGGTCTAACATGGGCTCCAGGCAGTCACTGACCTCGAATAAAAGTAAGAGTTCTAGACCGGAATCCAAGCCGATTTCAGCAAAGCCTTCGGCCAGcaatttaactgagtttg GCCGCGACAGGGTGAACTCGCAAGGAAAAAGGAAAGTATCCCAAATTAATAAACCCACAATAGCCGAAGAAGTGGAACCTCACGACGAAAACCGAGAACCTACACCCCCCAAAGAAAACAAAGTTCTTCGCGAGGCTGTGAAAATATTGACTGAATTAGAAGAAACCAAAAAGCGCCAACGGGCGGCATCACATGAACTGTTAGCAATTGAACACAATGACGTCAAACCCAAAAAACTTAGCATATGGAAAAAGATATCgatatttttcgatttcgAATTGTTCAAAGACCCGATTTATCTGAACTTGATGTTGGGTATCACCGTGGCGAACTTTGCTGAACTCAACTTTTCAATCCTGACTCCAATGGTGTTGCAGGAGTTCAAGTTTAGTGAATATCAAACGGCAACGTTTATGTCTTTGCTGGGAGGCACAGACTTAGTTGTGAGATTCTTCATACCCTTTATAGCAGACAAGCTTGGCTGGGATAATAAAACCTTCTTTTTGATTGGTGTACTGGCGATGGCGTTTGGACGAGTAA tcCTAGTACACACTCAAACTTACATATGGAGCATTGTTGTGGCAGTAATAATAGGAGCAGGAAAAGGGCTgcgaacaatttttatagcaTTAGTTATTCCATCCTACGTACCTTTAGAGCGACTGCCTGCGGCATCGGGATTGCAATTGGCTACCAGTGGACTTCTATTTATTATACTGGGACCTGTAGTCg GCTGGATTCGAGACGCTGTCAACAATTACGTGATCACACTGCACATACTTAATATTTGTACGTACACGACAGCAGTTGCGTGGCTCATTGAAGGTTTTGTCACGAGAAAAAGACAATCCCTACAAACAAAAACGAcgaaatcatttaaaattactaaatga
- the LOC136344091 gene encoding monocarboxylate transporter 9 isoform X4 has protein sequence MEYGVQVQSKMEEIRKQDKPKQEDRPRIVISQPKPKRRRMRVGDPDFTPPDGGWGWLIVFACGFSNLSTFPMFQQFGLVFRSRFKELQISTAQTTSVINMNSAFNAGMGLLNGPLFRKFTYRQMAMFGSLLVASSLFLCQFCDNFWEYMILYSALYGSGIGITQSSNALALNTYFKKKRRVATGFSWTTTGLGPIVWPYIIVALNSIYGVEGTLLIFSGFALHAFVCSLVLHPVQWHTKFRDMNPESAALLENGQTQSRAKKNWDKLRRSTSLISSQYLHNEDDPVNTGYEICDPGTPMMTKYNDGWYSRSNMGSRQSLTSNKSKSSRPESKPISAKPSASNLTEFGRDRVNSQGKRKVSQINKPTIAEEVEPHDENREPTPPKENKVLREAVKILTELEETKKRQRAASHELLAIEHNDVKPKKLSIWKKISIFFDFELFKDPIYLNLMLGITVANFAELNFSILTPMVLQEFKFSEYQTATFMSLLGGTDLVVRFFIPFIADKLGWDNKTFFLIGVLAMAFGRVILVHTQTYIWSIVVAVIIGAGKGLRTIFIALVIPSYVPLERLPAASGLQLATSGLLFIILGPVVGWIRDAVNNYVITLHILNICTYTTAVAWLIEGFVTRKRQSLQTKTTKSFKITK, from the exons ATGGAGTACGGGGTTCAGGTCCAAAG CAAAATGGAAGAGATACGTAAACAAGACAAGCCAAAACAAGAAGACCGACCTAGGATAGTAATATCACAACCGAAGCCCAAAAGGCGGCGAATGCGAGTCGGCGATCCTGACTTCACACCTCCAGACGGGGGATGGGGGTGGTTAATTGTATTCGCTTGTGGCTTTAGTAAT CTCAGTACATTTCCAATGTTCCAACAATTTGGTTTGGTATTTAGGTCAAGATTTAAggaactccaaatttcaacagCCCAAACCACCTCAGTTATAAACATGAATTCTGCATTTAATGCTGGGATGG GGCTGTTAAATGGGCCCCTTTTCAGGAAATTCACTTATAGACAAATGGCGATGTTTGGATCGCTCTTGGTTGCGTCTTCTTTGTTTTTGTGCCAGTTTTGCGACAATTTTTGGGAGTATATGATCCTGTATTCAGCACTCTATG GCTCTGGAATCGGAATAACGCAGTCTTCAAATGCTCTAGCTTTAAACacttatttcaagaaaaaacgaCGTGTAGCTACTGGTTTTTCCTGGACTACCACCGGCTTGGGGCCTATAGTTTGGCCTTATATTATAGTAGCCTTGAATTCCATATATGGGGTTGAGGGGACTTTGTTAATTTTCTCCGGATTTGCCCTACACGCTTTTGTATGCTCTCTCGTGTTGCATCCTGTCCAATGGCACACCAAATTTAGG GACATGAACCCCGAATCAGCAGCTTTGCTAGAGAATGGCCAGACGCAGAGTAGGGCTAAGAAAAATTGGGATAAGCTAAGGAGAAGCACTAGTCTGATTTCTAGTCAGTATTTACATAATGAAGATGATCCAGTTAATACAG GTTATGAAATTTGCGATCCCGGTACTCCTATGATGACGAAATATAATGATGGCTGGTATTCCAGGTCTAACATGGGCTCCAGGCAGTCACTGACCTCGAATAAAAGTAAGAGTTCTAGACCGGAATCCAAGCCGATTTCAGCAAAGCCTTCGGCCAGcaatttaactgagtttg GCCGCGACAGGGTGAACTCGCAAGGAAAAAGGAAAGTATCCCAAATTAATAAACCCACAATAGCCGAAGAAGTGGAACCTCACGACGAAAACCGAGAACCTACACCCCCCAAAGAAAACAAAGTTCTTCGCGAGGCTGTGAAAATATTGACTGAATTAGAAGAAACCAAAAAGCGCCAACGGGCGGCATCACATGAACTGTTAGCAATTGAACACAATGACGTCAAACCCAAAAAACTTAGCATATGGAAAAAGATATCgatatttttcgatttcgAATTGTTCAAAGACCCGATTTATCTGAACTTGATGTTGGGTATCACCGTGGCGAACTTTGCTGAACTCAACTTTTCAATCCTGACTCCAATGGTGTTGCAGGAGTTCAAGTTTAGTGAATATCAAACGGCAACGTTTATGTCTTTGCTGGGAGGCACAGACTTAGTTGTGAGATTCTTCATACCCTTTATAGCAGACAAGCTTGGCTGGGATAATAAAACCTTCTTTTTGATTGGTGTACTGGCGATGGCGTTTGGACGAGTAA tcCTAGTACACACTCAAACTTACATATGGAGCATTGTTGTGGCAGTAATAATAGGAGCAGGAAAAGGGCTgcgaacaatttttatagcaTTAGTTATTCCATCCTACGTACCTTTAGAGCGACTGCCTGCGGCATCGGGATTGCAATTGGCTACCAGTGGACTTCTATTTATTATACTGGGACCTGTAGTCg GCTGGATTCGAGACGCTGTCAACAATTACGTGATCACACTGCACATACTTAATATTTGTACGTACACGACAGCAGTTGCGTGGCTCATTGAAGGTTTTGTCACGAGAAAAAGACAATCCCTACAAACAAAAACGAcgaaatcatttaaaattactaaatga
- the LOC136344091 gene encoding monocarboxylate transporter 9 isoform X5, giving the protein MEEIRKQDKPKQEDRPRIVISQPKPKRRRMRVGDPDFTPPDGGWGWLIVFACGFSNLSTFPMFQQFGLVFRSRFKELQISTAQTTSVINMNSAFNAGMGLLNGPLFRKFTYRQMAMFGSLLVASSLFLCQFCDNFWEYMILYSALYGSGIGITQSSNALALNTYFKKKRRVATGFSWTTTGLGPIVWPYIIVALNSIYGVEGTLLIFSGFALHAFVCSLVLHPVQWHTKFRDMNPESAALLENGQTQSRAKKNWDKLRRSTSLISSQYLHNEDDPVNTGYEICDPGTPMMTKYNDGWYSRSNMGSRQSLTSNKSKSSRPESKPISAKPSASNLTEFGRDRVNSQGKRKVSQINKPTIAEEVEPHDENREPTPPKENKVLREAVKILTELEETKKRQRAASHELLAIEHNDVKPKKLSIWKKISIFFDFELFKDPIYLNLMLGITVANFAELNFSILTPMVLQEFKFSEYQTATFMSLLGGTDLVVRFFIPFIADKLGWDNKTFFLIGVLAMAFGRVILVHTQTYIWSIVVAVIIGAGKGLRTIFIALVIPSYVPLERLPAASGLQLATSGLLFIILGPVVGWIRDAVNNYVITLHILNICTYTTAVAWLIEGFVTRKRQSLQTKTTKSFKITK; this is encoded by the exons ATGGAAGAGATACGTAAACAAGACAAGCCAAAACAAGAAGACCGACCTAGGATAGTAATATCACAACCGAAGCCCAAAAGGCGGCGAATGCGAGTCGGCGATCCTGACTTCACACCTCCAGACGGGGGATGGGGGTGGTTAATTGTATTCGCTTGTGGCTTTAGTAAT CTCAGTACATTTCCAATGTTCCAACAATTTGGTTTGGTATTTAGGTCAAGATTTAAggaactccaaatttcaacagCCCAAACCACCTCAGTTATAAACATGAATTCTGCATTTAATGCTGGGATGG GGCTGTTAAATGGGCCCCTTTTCAGGAAATTCACTTATAGACAAATGGCGATGTTTGGATCGCTCTTGGTTGCGTCTTCTTTGTTTTTGTGCCAGTTTTGCGACAATTTTTGGGAGTATATGATCCTGTATTCAGCACTCTATG GCTCTGGAATCGGAATAACGCAGTCTTCAAATGCTCTAGCTTTAAACacttatttcaagaaaaaacgaCGTGTAGCTACTGGTTTTTCCTGGACTACCACCGGCTTGGGGCCTATAGTTTGGCCTTATATTATAGTAGCCTTGAATTCCATATATGGGGTTGAGGGGACTTTGTTAATTTTCTCCGGATTTGCCCTACACGCTTTTGTATGCTCTCTCGTGTTGCATCCTGTCCAATGGCACACCAAATTTAGG GACATGAACCCCGAATCAGCAGCTTTGCTAGAGAATGGCCAGACGCAGAGTAGGGCTAAGAAAAATTGGGATAAGCTAAGGAGAAGCACTAGTCTGATTTCTAGTCAGTATTTACATAATGAAGATGATCCAGTTAATACAG GTTATGAAATTTGCGATCCCGGTACTCCTATGATGACGAAATATAATGATGGCTGGTATTCCAGGTCTAACATGGGCTCCAGGCAGTCACTGACCTCGAATAAAAGTAAGAGTTCTAGACCGGAATCCAAGCCGATTTCAGCAAAGCCTTCGGCCAGcaatttaactgagtttg GCCGCGACAGGGTGAACTCGCAAGGAAAAAGGAAAGTATCCCAAATTAATAAACCCACAATAGCCGAAGAAGTGGAACCTCACGACGAAAACCGAGAACCTACACCCCCCAAAGAAAACAAAGTTCTTCGCGAGGCTGTGAAAATATTGACTGAATTAGAAGAAACCAAAAAGCGCCAACGGGCGGCATCACATGAACTGTTAGCAATTGAACACAATGACGTCAAACCCAAAAAACTTAGCATATGGAAAAAGATATCgatatttttcgatttcgAATTGTTCAAAGACCCGATTTATCTGAACTTGATGTTGGGTATCACCGTGGCGAACTTTGCTGAACTCAACTTTTCAATCCTGACTCCAATGGTGTTGCAGGAGTTCAAGTTTAGTGAATATCAAACGGCAACGTTTATGTCTTTGCTGGGAGGCACAGACTTAGTTGTGAGATTCTTCATACCCTTTATAGCAGACAAGCTTGGCTGGGATAATAAAACCTTCTTTTTGATTGGTGTACTGGCGATGGCGTTTGGACGAGTAA tcCTAGTACACACTCAAACTTACATATGGAGCATTGTTGTGGCAGTAATAATAGGAGCAGGAAAAGGGCTgcgaacaatttttatagcaTTAGTTATTCCATCCTACGTACCTTTAGAGCGACTGCCTGCGGCATCGGGATTGCAATTGGCTACCAGTGGACTTCTATTTATTATACTGGGACCTGTAGTCg GCTGGATTCGAGACGCTGTCAACAATTACGTGATCACACTGCACATACTTAATATTTGTACGTACACGACAGCAGTTGCGTGGCTCATTGAAGGTTTTGTCACGAGAAAAAGACAATCCCTACAAACAAAAACGAcgaaatcatttaaaattactaaatga